The following is a genomic window from Hymenobacter monticola.
AGCAGCGCCAAAGACAGGAGCGAAGCGGTGAGTTTTGGAAATAGCTCAGGGGAGATGTGGGCCATGCGGGAGAGGTGGGAAATGAAAATTAGAACCAGGAAAGCGTAAAATAGAACGTCATGCTGAGTGCAGCCGAAGCATCTTGCGTGCAATAGTAAACCCGATGATTGGATTACTACCACAAGCAAGATGCTTCGGCTGCACTCAGCATGACGTGCGGGGAGGATGCACCGTCAGAACCTGCGAACTCCGTTAAATCTGCAGAATCTGCGGTCCTTATTCGAAGCGCATGTGCTTCACCGACTCGCCCGAGAACTGCAGCTCCTGCAGCGACTCGATGCCGATTTGCAGGTGCTGCTTCACGAAGTTGGCCGTCACCTTTGAATCCGATTCCGACGTTTTCACGCCTTCGGGCGTCATCGGGTTGTCGCTCACCAGCAGCAGGGCGCCGTGGGGGATGTCGTTCATGAAGCCGCACACAAAAATGGTGGCCGTTTCCATGTCGACGGCCAGAGCACGCACGCGACGCAGGTATTCCTTGAACTCTTGGTCGTGCTCCCACACGCGGCGGTTGGTGGTGTACACCGTGCCGGTGTAGTAGTCCAGCTCGTGCTTCTTAATCATCGACGACACGGCGCGCTGCAGGCGGAAGGAGGGCAGGGCCGGAATTTCCTTGGGCAGGTAGTCGTCGGAAGTACCGTCGCCGCGAATGGCGGCGATGGGGAGCACCAGGTCGCCGAGCTTGGTTTTTTTCAGGCCACCGCACTTGCCCAGGAAGAGTGCCGCCTTGGGCTTAATGGCCGAAAGCAAATCCATTACCGTGGCGGCCATGGGCGAGCCCATGCCGAAGTTGATGATGGTGATGCCGTTGGCCGTGGCCGTTTGCATGGGCTTGTCGGTGCCGCGCACATCGCAGCCAAACTGCTCGGCAAACATGTACACGTAGTTGCTAAAATTGGTGAGCAGGATGTACTGCCCAAACTCGTTCAGGGGCACGCCCGTGTAGCGCGGCAGCCAGTTATTAACAATTTCTTCTTTGGTCTTCATGGATTGGTGCTTGGTTGTTGGTGCTTAGTGCTTGGCTGTGACGATACAGCAGGCCTCCCGTCTGCCGGTGCCTGGTCGGTAAAAACCCGCTTTTGTGGTCTAAATGGCACAAGGCGAAGAACACCAAGCACCAGGCACAAAGCACCAAGCACTATTTTTGGAGGTGATGCAAGCCCTGGACCTGCCGCCTTTCGAGGCCAAACTTACGCAATCGGCCACAAATCAACCCCTCATCTGGGATATCCTCCGGCGCAAGCACGTCGTGCTCACGCCCGAGGAGTGGGTGCGCCAGCACGTGGTGCACTATTTAATCAACGACTTGGGCTACCCGCGCGGCCTGCTGGCCCTGGAGCGCGGCCTGCGCTACAACCAGCGCCAAAAACGCACCGACCTGCTGGCCCTCAATTCCGAAGGCCAGCCCCTGCTGCTGGTGGAGTGCAAATCACCCAGCGTGGCCATCGACGCGGCCGTGGCCCAGCAAGCGGCCACCTACAACCAAACCATCGGCGCGCCGCTGCTGCTGCTCACCAACGGGCTGGTGCACTACTGCTGGCGCGTCGATTTCGCGAATCGCACAAACGAAAGGCTAGCGGAAATCCCGGCTTATACTGATGCCGTGAAGGTGTAGTTAGGAGTTTAGCAAACTCGTGACTTGGCTGATTTTTTCGAACTTTGATTGCTGAACAAGTTTTTTAAACTGCCGTTGGGAAGATGGCCATGCCCTGCAGCGTGCGTATCGTGACAGGTGAGCAGTTTAAATATTAGAGGGAATAGAACTACCATAACGTCCAAAACGAGTCGATGCTTTGCCCTGCCAACTTTGTGTATGGGCGGTATTCGACGCCTCGGAACACCAGGGTGCGGCCGGTAATGGAAAGGGTATCCGTGCACGCCTCGTACCTCTCGCCTGGGGGGGTGAAGTAATGGGACAGGTTTTTGGACCGGACCACCACCCGGTAGGGCTCGAGGCGGTAGTGGCCGGAATCAACGCTCGGCGACTCGGTCGACACGATAATCGTATCGGCATCGCCCAGGGAGTGGTAGTCGGAAATGAGTAGGCACCGGCCTTGGGGCCGAAAGGAGAGCAGGGTGAAATGGGCGTACTGGATGCTGCTCAACTCCGCGTCGTTGGGGTGGGGACGCACCCACGTAATGGTGTGCGGCACCCAGACGGTATTGGCCAGCGCCAACTCCGCCCGGGCAGCGGGCGGGGCCTCGCAACCGCTCAGAAGGACGCAGGAGAGTACGGGCAGAAAGTAGTGGGTGGCGAACATGATGGAAGTGGCCTTGTGTTCAGGAAAACGGTGATTTACCTATACAGCCGGTTATCCACCAGCCCATTCACGTAGAACTGCACGCATGCGCGCAATTCATCTCCGTACTTTTTTACCAATGTGGGGTCGGGGTGGGCCACTGGTTTATCAGGCATGAAGTGGGTTTGATAAGGATAAAGCCGAATTTCGTTCTTGTTGGTCAGCTCGGTCACGAAATCGGAATGCACCAGAAAGTACGAGTCGCCGTCGCGGAACAGGGCCCGGCCGGGGCTGTTGGTATCAAACACCGATGAGCCGAAGGGCAGCAGCTGCTTCTGCTCCTGCGGCAGCCCCAGCACGTCAAGCACCGAGGCCGGCACGTCGGCCTGCTGGCTGATGCGGCGCGGGTTGGCGGGGGGCAGGGGCTGGCCGGCGCGGTAGAAAAGCAGCGGTGTTTTGTGGTTGCCCAGCAGGTTTTGGTAGCCCGGCTGGTCGGTTTGGGACGTGTGGTCGGCTGTGAGTACAAACAGTGTGCGTGCAAACCACGGCTCGCGGCTGGCCGCCGCAAAAAAGCGTCTCAGCGCCAAATCGGTGTAGGCAATGGTGGGGTGAATGGGCTGCGTGCCCATCGGAAACCGGCCCTTGTACTGCTTGGGAATGGTGAACGGGTCGTGCGCGCTGAGCGTGAACAGTGTAGCGAAAAACGGCTGCTTGGTGGCCGTGAGCTGCCGGTTGAAATACTGCAGGTAAGGCTCGTCAAAGATGCCCCAGTGCCCGTCGTAGTCGGGGCTCTTCTCGCCGCCGGGGTACTCGTTCAGGCCGTAGTAGCGCTGCATGCCCGCAATGCCGCTGAACATGTCGAAGCCCATGGTGCCGTTGGTGCCGGCGTGGTACATGGCCGTGGCATAGCCGTGGCGGCCCAGTATTTCGCCCAGCCCGTGCATCTCGGCCGTCTGGAAGCTGGAGGTGATGAAGGGCTCGTCCATGAGCGAGGGCAGACCCGACAGCACCGCGGGCAGCGCCTCAATGGAGCGGCGGCCGTTGGCGTAGTTGTCGTGCATGAACAGCGCGCCGGGCGCCGTCGCCAGCGAATCGAAAAAGGGCGTGAAGCCGCCCTTCCCGCCGTTTTCCACGCCGGTGTATTCCGAGCCGAAGCTTTCAAGCAGCAGGATGACCACGTTGTCGGGCGCCGAGGGCGTGCTGCGTTGAGGCACCGGCGCATCCGCCAGCGCCGGCCGCAGCGCCGCCTCCGAAGCAAAGTAGTTCACCCGCTCAATGGGCACTTCGTCAAACGATTTCAGCACCGTGAACGTGCTGTTCAGCGCCAGGTGGCCCAGCACCGCGGGCTGCTGCTCGAAAGCCGCCCCGGTGCGCAGGGGTTTCAGCTGCCAGCCGCCGCGCAGGCCCAGCACCACCAGCCCCGCCACCAGCGCAAACTCCAGCGCCCGGCCCAGCCACTGCTGGCCGCGCGGCGGGGGCACCGCCAGCTCGGCCCGGGTGGGCATGGGACACAGCCGCCACAGCAGGTAGCCCAGCCCCAGCAGCGGAATGGCCAGGTACCAGTAGTGCAGCCCAATCTGTCCCGCCTGCCGGGCCAGGTCGTGCCCGATGGTGTGCCACTCGTTGCTCAACCGCCGACCAATAAATTTAAAATACTGCCAATCAATAATATTGAGCAGGAAGCCCAGCAAATTCACCACCACGAAGAGTCCGCGCAGCCATTGCTGTCCCTTGCGGTTGGGCACGGGCATTAGCAGCGAAAACAGCACCAGGGGCAGGTTCAGCCAAAGCAAAGCGGCCACATCAAAGCGCAGCCCGTGCACAAAGGCCAGCAGCACAGCGCCCGCATCAATGCCCCGAAACGTGGCGAAATTAAACGCATAAAAGCCCAGCCGCAGCAGCGTGTACACGCTCATCAGCAAGGCAAAGCGGCGCAGCAGCAGGCGGACGGCAGGCGAGGGAATCAATTCTTTACAAGCAAACTCGGTGAAAGATTGCGCCAGGTGTTCCGGGCGCATTCGCTGCCGTAAAGGCAACAAAAAACCTCCCGCAGTTGCGGGAGGTTTCTGGTAGGCAATGAACAAAAACGGTTCACTGCTTCTAATAAGTTAAACCGCAGCGCCTTCCAGCACCGAGTCCACGCTCACCAGGGGCAGGCCCCAGGCTTCGGCCACGCCTTTGTACACCACTTCGCCGTGCACCACGTTCAGGCCGAGGCGCAGGGCCTCGTCGCGGCGGCAGGCTTCCTGCCAGCCCTGGTTGGCCAGTTTCACGGCGTAGGGCAGGGTGGCGTTGGTCAGGGCCAGGGTGCTGGTGTAGGGCACCGCACCCGGCATGTTGGCCACGCAGTAGTGCACCACGTCATCAATGATGAAGGTAGGGTTTTCGTGCGTGGTGGGGTGGCAGGTTTCGATGCAGCCGCCCTGGTCCACGGCCACGTCCACCACCACGGTGCCGGGACGCATCGTCTTCAGCATGTCGCGGGTGATGAGGTGCGGGGCCTTAGCGCCGGGAATGAGCACCGCGCCCACAATCAGGTCGGCCGTCTTGATGGCTTCGCGGATGTTGTATTCGTTCGAGTACTGCGTGATGACGTTCTTGGGCATGAAGTCGTCGAGCTCGCGCAGGCGGTTCAGGCTGATGTCCATGATGGTTACCTGCGCGCCAAGGCCGGCGGCCACTTTCGCGGCCTGCGTGCCCACAATGCCGCCGCCCAGCACCAGCACGTTGGCGGGCTTCACGCCGGGCACGCCGCCCAGTAGAATGCCGCGGCCTTTCAGGGGCTTCTCCAGGTACTTGGCGCCTTCCTGCGGGGCCATGCGGCCGGCCACCTCGCTCATCGGAATGAGCAGGGGCAGGGCGCGGTTGCTGAGCTCCACCGTTTCGTAGGCCAGGCACACGGCCTTGCGCGCTATCATGGCGTGGGTCAGCTCCTCGCCGCTGGCGAAGTGGAAGTAAGTAAACAGCAGTTGGTTCTCCTTGATGAGGGGGTACTCCTCCGCAATGGGCTCCTTCACCTTGATAATCATCTCGGCCTGTTCGTACACCTCGGCAATGGTGCCGAGAATGGTGGCGCCGGCCGTCTGATATTCCTCGTCGGCAAAGCCCGAGCCTTCGCCGGCGGTGTGCTGCACCAGCAGGGTGTGGCCGTGCTTGCGCAGCTCGGCTACGCCAGCGGGGGTAAGGCCGACGCGGTTTTCGTTGTTTTTAATCTCCTTGGGAACGCCGATTATCATGAGTGGTGGGAAAGTGGAGTGAGAGCTGGGAATAGGTTTTCGAGACGCAAAGATAAGGCCCCCGGTTCCCTCCCGCAGCGCAGGATTCTGGCCTTATTCCGAGGCTTCGGCCAGCAAGGCATTCAAATCAAGCGCGCGGGTGTACATCTGCACCTCGCCCGCGGCCGTCAGGGGCCACTGCTCGCGCGGCCGGTCCCAGTACAGCTCCACGCCGTTGCCGTCGGGGTCGTCGAGGTAAATGGCTTCCGACACGCCGTGGTCGGCCGAGCCGGTGATGGGGTATTTGGCCAGCGCCAGCTGCCGCAGGGCACCTGCCAGCTCGGCCCGCGTGGCGTAAAGAATGGCCGTATGGTACAGCCCCGCGCCGTGCTTCCGGGCGGGCGGGCCGCCCAGGCTGTTCCAGGTATTCAGGCCGATATGATGGTGGTAGCCGCCGGCCGAAATAAACGCTGCCTGATTGCCAAACCGCTGCACTACCTGAAAACCCAGAATGTCGCGGTAAAAGCCCAGCGCTTTCTCGATGTCCGTGACTTGCAAGTGCACGTGGCCGATGCGAGTCTGGGCAGGCACCACATAGGCATTGCCTGTGGCCGGGTTGCTGCTTGAAATTGAATTATCCATGCAACAAAGATACATACATTTAATGTATGTACATCTATTTTGATTACGGCAAAAAAGAAAGCCCCACCTCAATGGCAGGGCTTCTTGGTATAAACGTCCACAAAATCCGTGAAATCCGAAAAATCCGAGCGAATCCGTGGTCCTTACTTGAACGGCACGGCCGTGCCGCTTTCCTTCACCATGCTGTTGCCGCTGAGGTCGCGCACGATGTTGGCTTTCAGCGTAATCTTGGCGTCGCCGCTCACGTCGTTGGAGGCAATGGTCACCACGTCGCTCACCTGGCCGAGCTGGCGCTGGCTGTAAATCAGCTCCACCACTTCGCTTTGGCCGGGGGCAATGGGCTTGGGCGTGGCCTTGTAGCCCACGCAGTAGCAGCCCGAGGTGAGGGCACCGAGCACGAGCTCCGTTTTGCCCGTGTTTTTGATGGTGAAGCGGGCGGCGGGCTGCTGGCCGGCTTCTAGCTTGCCGAAGTCGTGGCTGGTGCGGTCTACCACCAAGTGGGGCGAGGCGGCCAGCTGGGCGGGCGTGAGCGTGGGCTTCAGCTGTTCCTTGGTGAGCACGGAGCCTTTGATGGTGAGGACCTTGCTGGGCTCGGCGGCGTTGCTGGTCACGGTCACCGTTTTGTTGAACACGCCGGGGCGACCGGCGCTGCTGTACATGGCCTTGATGACGCCCATTTTGCCGGGCAGCACGGGCGTTTTGGTCCAGTCGGGGGTGGTGCAGCCGCAGCTGGCCTGCACGTTGGCAATCACCACGGGTTGGTTGCCGGTGTTCTTGAACTTGAACTCGTAGGTAGCCATCGTGCCCTCGGGCACGTTGCCGAAGTCGTGGTTGTCGGTTTCAAACTTCATCACGCCCTGGGCGTGGGCCGAGATGGCGAAAGCCAGCAGGCAGAGGGTAAAAAGACGTTTCATGAGAAAAATTGAAAGTCGTTGGAAATCAAAAAGGCAAGCACCAAAGGCGGCAAAATGGTTTCAGGCGGCCGGCGCAACAATGAACAAACGGCGAGCGTCAATTCTTAATCCGCTTGCGGTGACCTTTCCAGCCCAAATATACGGCCAAACCCCCCGCACCACCTAGCCGGCCCCGATTCCGTATTTTTGCGGCGTGGCTCCGGCCCTTCGTCCTTTCTCCCCCAGAATTCCCACTTCCCCGTTCCCGTATTCTATGTCAGCTGCTGAAACTGCCCAACCCGCGCTAGGCGCGCCCCTCACCAAGGCCGATTTTCTCACCGATTACCGCCTGGCCTGGGAAAGCCGGCACGCCTCGCTGGCGGGCCGCAAGGAAGTGTTCATGGGCAAGGCCAAGTTTGGCATCTTCGGCGATGGCAAGGAAGTGCCGCAGCTGGCCATGGCCCGCGCCTTCCAGAACGGCGACTTCCGCGCCGGCTACTACCGCGACCAGACCTTCATGGTGGCCATCGGCGAGCTCACCTGGCAGCAATACTTCGCCCAGCTCTACGCCAACCCCGACGTGGAGGCCGAGCCCGCCACTGCCGGCCGCGCCATGAACGGCCACTTTGCCACCCGCATGCTCGACGATGACGGCAACCTCAAGCCGCTCGCCCACAGCAAAAACTCCTCGGCCGATATCTCGCCCACCGGCGGCCAGATGCCGCGTCTGCTGGGCCTGGCCTACGCCTCCAAGCTGTTCCGCCAAAACCCTGAGCTACACCCCTTAACCGACTTGTCTACCAACGGCAACGAGGTGGCCTTCGGCACCATCGGCAACGCCAGCACCTCGGAGGGCATGTTTTTCGAGGCCCTGAACGCGGCCGGGGTGCTGCAGGTGCCCATGCTGATGAGCGTGTGGGACGACCACTACGGCATCTCGGTACCCGCCGAGTACCAGACCACCAAGCAGAGTATTTCGGCCATCATGGCCGGCCTGCAGCGCGAGGGCGAAGGCGAGCAGGGCTTTGAAATCTTCGTGGTGCGCGGCTGGGACTACGCCGGCCTGCTCGACACCTACCAGCGCGCCGCCGCCGTGTGCCGCGAGCAGCACGTGCCCGTGCTCATCCACGTCACGGAACTGACACAGCCGCAGGGCCACAGTACGAGCGGCTCGCACGAACGCTACAAGAGCAAGGACCGCCTGAGCTGGGAAGAGGCGCACGACTGCCTGCACAAGCTGCGCGAATGGCTGCTGGCCGAAGGCCACGCCACCGAACTGGAGCTTGACGAGATTGAGAAAACGGCCGCCACCACCATCAAAACCGCCCGCACCGCGGCCTGGATAGCCTTCTTTGACCCCATCAAGGCCGAGCGCGACGAGGCTGTGGGCCTGCTCGAAAAGCTGGTGGCCGACACGGGCACCGAAAACACGCTGCACGAAATGGTGGAGCAACTCAAAGCCAACCCCACGCCCATCCGGGCCGACATTGTGCGAACCATCCGCCGCGTGCTGCGCGCCGTGCGCCACGAGAAGCGCAGCTTCGGCCGCCGCGTGTTGCAGCGCCACCTGGAGCAGCTGCTGGCCGAAAACGCCGACCGCTACAACTCCAACCTGTTCAGCCAGAGCGAATATGCTGTGGGCAATATCGAGGAAGTGGCGCCCGCCTTCGCCACGGATGCCCCGCAAGTAGACGGCCGCGAGGTACTACAGGCCTGCTTCGACGCCAACTTTCAGCGTGACCCGACCATTTTCGCCATTGGCGAAGACGTAGGCAAGATTGGCGACGTGAACCAGGCTTTTGCGGGCCTGCAGGAGAAGTTCGGTGAGCTGCGCATCACCGACACCGGCATTCGGGAGTGCACCATTGTGGGGCAGGGGATAGGGGCCGCGCTGCGCGGCCTGCGCCCCATCACCGAAATTCAGTACCTGGACTACCTGCTCTACGCCATCCAGATTTTGAGCGACGACCTCGCTTGCCTGCAGTACCGCACCAAAGGCGGCCAGAAGGCGCCGCTCATCGTGCGCACCCGCGGGCACCGGCTGGAAGGCATCTGGCACTCGGGCTCGCCCATGCAAATGATTCTGGGCAGCATCCGGGGCATGCACGTGTGCGTGCCGCGCAACATGACGCAGGCCGCTGGCTTCTACAACACGCTGCTACGCAGCGACGAGCCCGCCCTGGTGATTGAGCCCCTGAACGGATACCGCCTCAAGGAAACTACGCCGAGCAACGTGGGCGAGTTCACGCTGCCGCTGGGCCGGCCGGAGGTGCTGAAACAAGGCACCGACGTGACGGTGGTGACCTACGGCTCGATGTGCCGCATTGTGCTGGACGCCGCCAAGCAGTTGGCCGAGGTGGGCATTTCCGTCGAAGTCATCGACGTGCAGACGCTCTTGCCTTTCGACACCGACCAACTCATTGCCGACAGCCTGCAGAAAACCAGCCGCGTGGTATTTGCCGACGAGGACGTTCCCGGCGGCGCCACGGCTTTCATGATGCAGCAGGTGCTCGACGAGCAGGGTGCCTACCGCTTCCTCGATTCGCAGCCCCGCTGCCTGGCCGCGCAGCCCCACCGCCCGGCCTACAGCTCCGACGGCGACTATTTCAGTAAGCCCAACGCCGAAGATGTGTTCGACACCGTGTACGAGCTGATGAGCGAGGTGGCGCCGGAGAAATTCCCCGACATTTACTAAAAAGCCGTTTGTGTGCGCCGCACATTTCCTCCCAGCCCAGCTTCGGGGGAAATATGCGGCGCACGCAAACGGCTTCTAAAGCCAAAAAGGCACGGGCTAGTTGGGGCCTTTCAGCGTCACGTCGCTGGTAGTTACGGTGTTGCTGGCGTGCAGCGCCCGGTCCATAATGGTAATCTCAAACCGGAACGTGTCGCCCGGATTAAACACACTTCCATCGACGCTAACCGGCAAAGCATACGTCAAGGTGCCTTTTAGCGGGGCCGGGCGCGTGTCATCTTTCTCAAGGCGGGGGTAGGTTCCGTCGTACTCGCCTTCCGTGCTGAGCACGAACTTCGTGTAAGTATAATTGCCGTTCGTGCCGCTTCTTTTGAACGGTTGGATGATGTAATTATACTGGGGGGAGCGGCCCTTGAAACCGCCCGTCGTGGCATTATAGGGGGCTACCTTTATGTCATCGTTGGAAAGGCCCAGGTCGCCGTCGCCGTCGTGGAAATCAACCGAAAACTTGAGCGTATCGATGGCGGTGCGAGGCCCGGTGGGCACAACCACCATTTCCACCGATTTAAAATCAATTGCTGGCTCCACCGGATAATCGGGGGCGCTGAGGCAGCTGCTGAGGCCCAGGCCAGCCAGGCCAAAGCCCAGGACGGTGGTGGTACGAAACAGGTTCATAAAAGCAGATAGTGACGAGACAGTCGAACAACGCCGAACAGGGCGCCAAAGTACGTTTTTCTCAACGAATAGCCGCGCAGCTTGGTTCGGCCTGCGTTGCTAACCACTAAGTTTACTCATGAGTTTCCGCGAAGAGTTTCTGCGTCGCCTGCCGACGTTAAATGAGGACGATTTTGAAACGGCGGCCTTGGCGCTGTTTCGGCACCAGGCGGCGCACTGCCCCCCCTATGCCGAATATCTGGCGCAGCTGGGCCGAAACCCCACCGCCGTGGCCCGGCTAACGGATATTCCGTTTCTACCCATCGAATTTTTTAAAACCCACGAGGTGCGCACTGAGCCGGCTGGATGGCAGGCGCAGGAGCTGTTTCTGAGCAGCGGCACCACCTTGCAGCAGCGCAGCCGCCACCTCGTGCGCGCCCCCGCGCTGTACCGCGAAAACGCCGCCCGCATCTTCGAGCAGAGCTACGGCCCGCTCACGGGTTGGACGTTTCTGGCCCTGCTGCCCTCGTACCTGGAGCAGGGCAATTCCTCGCTGGTGGCCATGGTCGACTACTTTGCCCAGCAGTCAGGCCAAACACAACCCACCTTTTTCCTGCACGACCACGCCGCCCTGCGCGCCGCTTTGGCCGAAGCCAAGCAACTGCCGGGTCGTCGCGTCATGCTCATCGGCGTGAGCTACGCGCTGTTGGATTTTGCCGCCGAAGCCGGCCCCGCGCCGGAGCTACAAGGCCTCACCGTGCTCGAAACCGGTGGCATGAAAGGCCGTCGCCGAGAAATGATTCGCGAGGAACTGCACGCCGAACTGCAGCAGGCATTCGGCCCGGCCGGTATTCATTCCGAGTACGGCATGACGGAACTGCTGAGCCAGGCTTATTCACTCGGCGACGGCCGTTTCCACTGCCCCGCGCCGCTGCGTGTGCTCCTGCGCGACCCGTCGGACCCGTTTTCCATCGGTGGTAGGGGGGATGGCGCTATCAATGTGATTGATTTGGCCAACATTGATTCCTGCGCTTTCATCGAAACCAAGGATTTGGCGCGGATGCACGTCGATGGCGGTTTTGAGGTGCTGGGCCGGATGGATAATTCGGACGTGCGCGGGTGCAATCAGCTGGTATAGAATGCCGTTGTCTGCCTACCTTACCATGCTGCTTCGTACGAACTAGAGAAGCCTGACATTCCTAAAGCGAATTATGCGACTTTTATTTTCATTCCTTTTATCAATTCTTTCGCTCTCTTCTGAAGCTCAGTTGAGGAATCCCTTTTCGACCCTCAAATTTGACAAAGTATTATTTTACGATTTTGAAGAGGCTGCTGATAAAATTTACAAAGGCTCTATCCTCACGAAGGACGGTAAACCGATTCAGCGCATCACAAAGCAGGTTGAGCTTAGCGGAGTAATGATAAAAGCATTAAATAGCAAGCTAGGTGACAAAAAATCCTATGGTCAGGGCACCGCCGCCTGCTTTGACCCACACTGCGGATTTGATTACTTCTTGAAAGAGATACCAGTAGCGCAAATCACTATTTGCCTCGGTTGTAATGGACTACATTCTAGTCTTGATATTCCCGCACAAAAGCAGGGTAAGCTAGGTCAAGGAGCGAATACATATTTCTTTCTCAGTGGCATGAGCAAGTCAATGCGGAAATTCATAAACGGGTTGGTTATAGAGAATCAATTTAACTATCAAATTAAACCTGGTTCCGTTTACGACAAGTAAGCCCCCGTAAAGCAGCAAAAAATGATGCCCCAGAACCATGTGATTCTGGGGCATCATTTTTTGCTGTAATTAATTCAATCTACTTCCCAGCAAACGCCTTCGCGTCATCTGCCGAAATAGTGTCGTCGCTCATAATCACCAGCCGCTCCACCACGTTGCGCAGCTCGCGGATGTTGCCGCGCCAATCGAGGGCCTGCAGGTATTCGAGCGCGGCGGGGTCGATTTTTTTGGGCTTGTTGCCGTAATCGGCGGCGATGTCGTTGAGAAATTTCTGCACCAACTCGGGAATGTCTTCGCGACGGTCGTTGAGGGCCGGCACTTTCACGACGATGACCGAGAGGCGGTGGTAGAGGTCTTCGCGGAAATTCTTATCAGCAATTTCCTGCAGCAGGTCCTTGTTGGTGGCGGCAAGCACGCGCACGTTCACCGAAATCTCCTTTTCGCCGCCCACGCGGGTGATTTTGCTTTCTTGCAGGGCGCGCAACACCTTGGCTTGGGCCGAGAGGCTCATGTCACCGATTTCGTCGAGGAACAACGTGCCGCCGTCGGCCTGCTCAAACTTGCCGATGCGCTGCTTCACGGCCGAGGTGAAGGAGCCTTTTTCGTGGCCGAACAGCTCGCTCTCGATGAGCTCCGACGGGATGGCGGCACAGTTTACTTCCACCATGGGGCCCTGGGCGCGGTTGCTGAGCTCGTGCAGCTGGCGGGCCACCATCTCCTTACCGGCGCCGTTGGGGCCGGTGATGAGCACGCGGGCATCGGTGGGGGCCACTTTCTCGATGGCCTTGCGCACGGTGCCGAGGGCGGCCGAGGAGCCTATCATCTCGGAGCCTTTGGAAGTGACGGAGAGCTTCTTTTTTAGCGTCTTGGTCTCGGTGGCCAGCTTGGTGCGGTCCAGGGCGTTGCGCACCGTCACAAGCAGACGGTTGAGGTCGGGGGGCTTGGGCAGGAAGTCGTAGGCGCCTTTTTTGGTGGCTTCCACGGCGGTGTCGATGTTGCCGTGGGCCGACACCATGATGAAGGCGGCGTCGGTGCCCATTTTCTGGGCGCGCTCCAGCACTTCGAGGCCGTCCATCTTGGGCATGCGGATGTCGCAGAGCACCACGTCGTACTTCTGCTGGATGAGCAGGTCGAGGCCGGAGGGGCCGTCTTCGGCCTGGTCTACTTTGTAGTCTTCAAACTCAAGAATCTCCTTCAGCGTGTTGCGGATGGCTTTTTCGTCGTCGATGATGAGGATGCGGGGCATGGGGCGGGAACT
Proteins encoded in this region:
- a CDS encoding AMP nucleosidase encodes the protein MKTKEEIVNNWLPRYTGVPLNEFGQYILLTNFSNYVYMFAEQFGCDVRGTDKPMQTATANGITIINFGMGSPMAATVMDLLSAIKPKAALFLGKCGGLKKTKLGDLVLPIAAIRGDGTSDDYLPKEIPALPSFRLQRAVSSMIKKHELDYYTGTVYTTNRRVWEHDQEFKEYLRRVRALAVDMETATIFVCGFMNDIPHGALLLVSDNPMTPEGVKTSESDSKVTANFVKQHLQIGIESLQELQFSGESVKHMRFE
- a CDS encoding type I restriction enzyme HsdR N-terminal domain-containing protein gives rise to the protein MQALDLPPFEAKLTQSATNQPLIWDILRRKHVVLTPEEWVRQHVVHYLINDLGYPRGLLALERGLRYNQRQKRTDLLALNSEGQPLLLVECKSPSVAIDAAVAQQAATYNQTIGAPLLLLTNGLVHYCWRVDFANRTNERLAEIPAYTDAVKV
- a CDS encoding LTA synthase family protein produces the protein MRPEHLAQSFTEFACKELIPSPAVRLLLRRFALLMSVYTLLRLGFYAFNFATFRGIDAGAVLLAFVHGLRFDVAALLWLNLPLVLFSLLMPVPNRKGQQWLRGLFVVVNLLGFLLNIIDWQYFKFIGRRLSNEWHTIGHDLARQAGQIGLHYWYLAIPLLGLGYLLWRLCPMPTRAELAVPPPRGQQWLGRALEFALVAGLVVLGLRGGWQLKPLRTGAAFEQQPAVLGHLALNSTFTVLKSFDEVPIERVNYFASEAALRPALADAPVPQRSTPSAPDNVVILLLESFGSEYTGVENGGKGGFTPFFDSLATAPGALFMHDNYANGRRSIEALPAVLSGLPSLMDEPFITSSFQTAEMHGLGEILGRHGYATAMYHAGTNGTMGFDMFSGIAGMQRYYGLNEYPGGEKSPDYDGHWGIFDEPYLQYFNRQLTATKQPFFATLFTLSAHDPFTIPKQYKGRFPMGTQPIHPTIAYTDLALRRFFAAASREPWFARTLFVLTADHTSQTDQPGYQNLLGNHKTPLLFYRAGQPLPPANPRRISQQADVPASVLDVLGLPQEQKQLLPFGSSVFDTNSPGRALFRDGDSYFLVHSDFVTELTNKNEIRLYPYQTHFMPDKPVAHPDPTLVKKYGDELRACVQFYVNGLVDNRLYR
- the ald gene encoding alanine dehydrogenase; protein product: MIIGVPKEIKNNENRVGLTPAGVAELRKHGHTLLVQHTAGEGSGFADEEYQTAGATILGTIAEVYEQAEMIIKVKEPIAEEYPLIKENQLLFTYFHFASGEELTHAMIARKAVCLAYETVELSNRALPLLIPMSEVAGRMAPQEGAKYLEKPLKGRGILLGGVPGVKPANVLVLGGGIVGTQAAKVAAGLGAQVTIMDISLNRLRELDDFMPKNVITQYSNEYNIREAIKTADLIVGAVLIPGAKAPHLITRDMLKTMRPGTVVVDVAVDQGGCIETCHPTTHENPTFIIDDVVHYCVANMPGAVPYTSTLALTNATLPYAVKLANQGWQEACRRDEALRLGLNVVHGEVVYKGVAEAWGLPLVSVDSVLEGAAV
- a CDS encoding VOC family protein produces the protein MDNSISSSNPATGNAYVVPAQTRIGHVHLQVTDIEKALGFYRDILGFQVVQRFGNQAAFISAGGYHHHIGLNTWNSLGGPPARKHGAGLYHTAILYATRAELAGALRQLALAKYPITGSADHGVSEAIYLDDPDGNGVELYWDRPREQWPLTAAGEVQMYTRALDLNALLAEASE
- a CDS encoding DUF1573 domain-containing protein, whose product is MKRLFTLCLLAFAISAHAQGVMKFETDNHDFGNVPEGTMATYEFKFKNTGNQPVVIANVQASCGCTTPDWTKTPVLPGKMGVIKAMYSSAGRPGVFNKTVTVTSNAAEPSKVLTIKGSVLTKEQLKPTLTPAQLAASPHLVVDRTSHDFGKLEAGQQPAARFTIKNTGKTELVLGALTSGCYCVGYKATPKPIAPGQSEVVELIYSQRQLGQVSDVVTIASNDVSGDAKITLKANIVRDLSGNSMVKESGTAVPFK